The bacterium DNA segment TAGGGAACTTAAATCTCTTGATATTCCCATTACGGAATTTTATTGTCCACATAATCGAATCAGTCCCTCGTAAGGGAATAATGCTACCTCCCATTGGGACAATATCGGCATACGCCCTGATTTCTATTGCCTGTTGCGGACATATTTTTGCACAGGAATAACATTCCCAGCATTGCTCCGGCTCCTGATTGATTGCCTTGGTCTTTTCGTCATTCAATCTAAACAGGTCATTAGGGCAAATGTATTGACAGGCTGTTTTATCCTGTCCTTTGCAACCATCACATTTTTCTTTAATTACAAAACTTGGCATAAAATTTTACCTCCTTATTTTTGGTAATTGGTAACTGGTGAATGGTAATTAAATACCGTTCGGCTGAGTT contains these protein-coding regions:
- the aprB gene encoding adenylyl-sulfate reductase subunit beta, which produces MPSFVIKEKCDGCKGQDKTACQYICPNDLFRLNDEKTKAINQEPEQCWECYSCAKICPQQAIEIRAYADIVPMGGSIIPLRGTDSIMWTIKFRNGNIKRFKFPIRTTPEGSIKPYEGKAQPSADDIKSQNFFTEVGKTLPTPAK